The stretch of DNA GCATTGCTCAAAGTAATAATTCTTTCAGGTGCCAGGGGGACGCAGGTTTCTCCCAGAGCATGTTCAATAGGACGACATTCCTGGGTCTCTCCAACCCTAGTGACCCCGTCAGAATAACAGCCTATAACTAAGCTACAACTCAAAAATAAGAGTAAAGAAAAGCGCCAGTAATAGGACTTTGATTGGTGCTTGAAGGCTCTATACAGAAATTCCATAGTTTCTAAAACGTTAAAGAGTAACGAAGACTGAGGGTCCGACCACTGCCAGCGCTGTTAAAGGTGTCAGAAAAACCAGCACTACGTTGGGCATAGGCCGGAAAATACAAAGTATCAAACAGATTTTTAACACCAATCTGGAGAGTACCTTGACCGAGCTTGACACTACTGAGCCAATCCACCAGAAAATAACTATCAATCTCTCGAGGATCAATATCTTCTTGGAAAGCACGGTCTCGACTGCCGACATATAGCGCTTGTAGACGATTCGTCCAACCCGGCAGTGTTTCATTTTCTACATAAGCCGTCAGCTTTAAGGGTTGGATTCTTGCGCTACTCAAGGGAAGATAAGTGCCATTGTCTTCGAGATCTGCTTCGCCTTCTGACCAACTGATCGTTCCCCCTAGGTTCCAAGTGTCATTGAGCTGAGCATCGACCGTTGCTTCAATGCCATAAACACGTTCAGGAGCCCGTAAGATATCAAAAAATCCAGTGCTCGGATTAAATTCAAAGGTAGAGCCTAGATCTGATTGATTATAAAAACCAGCAATAGAGGCTTGAATATTACGCCAATTACCCCGAATACCAAGTTCAAACTCGTCAACTTTTTGCGGTTGGTTAACTGTCACATCTGATGCCACAGAAAATCCAGGGTCTGGAAAGCCTAAAACCAAGCCAAAATCAGGTACAGAAAAACCCTGGGCAAAATTCGCAAACAAATTGATATGATCACTGGCATCATAAACAAGACCTGCGTTGAAAAGTACAGTGTCAAAGTCCTTACGCCCTCCTTCGATAAAGTCTCCGAAGAACGTTGTGTAATCTCCAACCGCAAGATCGATCTTTTCGTAGCGGATGCCTCCCACCAGTTGTAAACGTTCTGTTGCCTCCCATTGCACCTGGGTAAATAAGCCAAGGCTATTGAGATCAAAGGGAGGCACTAAAGCGCGTTGTTCAGTGAGTACATTAACTTGGCCATTGCTAGCATCAAATGCATTGGGGTCAAAAAGATTAAATGTATTTGAGGTGGTTTCTTGATCGTAGTCTGCCCCCCAGAGTAGGCTCAATTTGGGTGTCAGCGGAGTTTGTACGCCAAGACGTCCGCCCCAATTTTCAGAATTGAGCTCCCCTTGAAAAATGCCAAAAGGACGAGGGCGACGGTCACGGGGATCAGTGCGGCTCAGGTTGTCTCGATAATAGACTTGGGCAGAAACGTTGCTACCCCATAGATCTGCGTGATTGTAGCTCACATTAAAAACTGTGTTGCGATCCGTTTGGGGGCCTCCTCCTGCGGGGAATTGGAGTTCTCCGACTTCTAGGGCTTGGGCTTTTTGGACACCGGGTATCGCATCTACGATGGGATCAGAAATGACATCTGTGGTTCGTTTACTGTTGTAGTGATTAGCCGAAAACTGGAGCCGTTGTTGTTCTCCGAGGGCAATCCCCACTTTGCCTAAGATATTGAATGTCTCACTCTCATCGTTCCCTTGGATGACGGGGATGCGATCGCCTTCCGCATCAAAAATGGCTCCACTACTGGTGCGGGATAAATCGACTAAATAATCAACATTGTTTTCCTGGCCAGATAAGCCATAACGAAGAAAATTACCAAAGCTTTCCCCCTCAAAATTCCCTAGAGCAGCATCAACACCCAATTCAACCTGCGTGACCAGTCTCTCTTCCCCTGCCCTGCGGGTAATAATATTGATAATGCCCCCAGTCGCCTCACCGCCATAGAGAGCAGAAGGGCCTCGTACCACTTCAATCCGCTCAATAGCATTTGGGGCAATCGTTTTTAATTCCCGGTCAAAATCACGGTTATTCACATTGAGAGGAACGCCATCTACCAAGATTGAAGCTGTACGACCCCGCAAAGATGCAGCCGTAAACGCCCGGTCTGAGGTGGGGCCAAAACCCGGTACTAGCTGCCCTAAAATATCACCTAAATTTTGATTGAGGGCAGCTTGGGTGGCAATTTGGTCACGTGTAATAATTGTGACAGAGCGGGAAATATCCTCTGGATCTTCTGGTGTACGAGTTGCCGTAACCACCAACTCAAGGGTTTCCGTTCCATCGTCCGTTACCCAATTAGACTCAGAGCCTTGTGCCCGGAGAAACAAACCGTCTATCGTTAAATCTGTGCTGATTTCCGGCAATGCATCCATGCCTGTGATCTGAATTTGGACGCTATTTTCTGTGGCCTGAAGGACTTCTACACTTTCGATTGTGTTGCTAAAGCTAGTGGATTGCAGAGGCTGCCCTTCTGGCAAACGCAATTGGGCATTGGTAACCTCAGTGATCAGGGTATTGTCTGATTGAGTTGTCGATATCTCCAATAATTGAGCCGTCGTCGTCTGTAAAAATACTTCAGCCCCTGTCAATGTTTCAATAATTTCAATGCCTGTAATGGCTGATGTTTGTGCCTGGGCGGGCTGGGTGGCAATTAATACTGGCATCATACTTCCCACCGCCAGGGCAAAAGAATCGCGTGCTTGTTGCTTCATGTCTCACACCATCTACTTTACTAAAAATAATTCTCAAATACCTGGGTATAGGCTTTGGATAGTAAAGGATTTAGCAGATTCTTTTTTGCCCGAAACGGAGTTTATTTTGCCCCGGAGGGATCCGTTTTATATCCATGGAGTTGTTTTTGATAGGCTCTGGGCGTCATGCCAAATTGCCGTTTAAAAGCATCACAAAATCGACTGGGGCTGTTGTAACCGATGGATTGGGCTACCCCTGCTAGAGTCAAATGTGATTCGGCAATTAATTGTTTTGCTTGTTCCATGCGATAGGTACGCAAATATCCAAATACAGTTGTCCCAAAACAGTGACGAAAGCCTCGCTTTAGTTTGTGATCGTTTAAACCCACCTGTCGAGCCAGATCTAGTAGAGAAGGCGGATTATCAAAATTATTGATTAAAATTTCTTTGGCATGGTGAATACGATCAATATCTGCCCTGGGTAAAGGGGGGCAGTTAGCCGTAGATTTAGTTGTGAACTGCTCCAATTGAAGGACAAATAATTCTAAGACTTTACTCTCTAAGTACATCTGGGCCATCAATCCTTGGTAAGGACAACTCAAGATCTGTTTGAGGATGACTTGCATATTAGAAGTTGTAATGCCTGTGGTAAGAAATGGCGCTACTGTTTTTTGATCGATCCATCTTTGAAGCGGCGAAGGTAATTGGTATGTTGGCTGATTGCTAAAACTCTGAAGGAAGCAGGGCTCAATTTGCAATTTGATCGAAATAATTTGTTCCTGGCCTGGGATTTCATCAATTTCTTTGGTATCTGCCATCAAAAACATTTGATTTGACTTAATATTCAAATGACGATGATTGCTCATACCCGGCACAATTGATTGATAATTACCTGCTAAGTAAAAGCTAGAGACAAAGTGCGGTGACGCTTCAGTTTGTCCATATTCAATGATTGAGTCATGGCAAGTGTAGTCTTGAATCAATAAATTAATACCCGAACGTAACTGAATATCACGCCAATAGCCTTTTCCTAATTGTTTCGGAAATTCAGTGAAGGTAGCTAGTGCATCGGAATATTGAACAATTGTCCCTGTTTCTAAGCTATCATTCCAAATTTGATACAGATCATTTGTGGACAGCGTAATAGTCATCGTCGGTGTAGAAGCTAATTAGTAGGGGAGTAAATGAGAATTATTAGCATCATACTGTAATTGACGAACTTAATGTTCATTGTTATGGTATTTTTCATTGAAACAAACGCTTTAATGTGGGGAAATCTTAGCGTCCATGGGTCATTTTGAAACTATTGCCATTATGGAAAATTGATCCCAACAAAATAATTTTGTTGGTTTTAAGTTGTTTGCAAATAGGTTCTCAACGGAAAATTTTATAATTTTACGGACGGTAGATATTTTTTGCAAAAAGATGTTTGCCCATAAAGTGATTGATCGATTAGAAAATTATCTACTGTGTTTCAAAATCACCCCTTGAGGTGAAGGCGATCGCCGGGATAAATTTAAAAAGACGACCAAGCCCGTTGAAAGACTTCGTAAGGCAAAGTTTTTGACCAGTCCCAGAGCAATTTATAACAGTAGCGCCGATTGGGAGAATGGGGGGTGACCGTCTGATAAATGTGTTTCACCTGGGGCAAAACTAGGGGTAATTGTTTCGTCTCAATTAATTGACCGAGGGTGTCAACGGCCAACTTGAGGGTACTTTTTCGGCGAGCCTGACGGAGAGCTGTGAGTAGATTGGGAATAATCTCTGGATGGTCAGGCAGATAACTACTGAGACGGGCAACTAGCCTTGTGCGTTGATCGAGGTTGCTTTCTAGGCTTAATTTTTTTAAAAGACTTTGGCTAGCTAGGGCCTGTTCACGGGGCGATCTCTCCGAGATCCGCTTTGCGGTGCGCCGTCGGGTGGGCCGAGTTTGACTAACAGTATCTGTTTGCACCAAAGGATGATCCGGACAAATTTCCTGGAGGGTGGCGATCGCCTGGGGAGACGTTGCCGCAAGCTCTAACAAAGTGGCGATCGCCTGGGGATGATGGGGCTGGAGTTTACCGAGACGCAGGGCGGCTTTACGACGGATAGTTGCTTTTTGATCCGCTGCCAACAGGCGGGTAAGACTGGCAATGACGAGGGCATTATCGGGAGCGATGGCCCCTAAACTGCGGCAGAGATTAAGTTGAAAATTCGGATCTGCGGTTTCTGTCAGCAGATCTTCGAGGTTGGCGATCGCCGTTGGATTGCCGAAATCATGGTTTTTGCCGAGGCTATGGGCCGCTAACCAACGGTCAAAGGCATCGGGATGGGTCGCTAAAAATTGCTCGAGGGTAGTCACCACCCGCTGGCGATCGCTTCTGGAGAGCGCAATGCCTGCCTCTTCAACTAGGGGCGATGGTAACTTGGGTTGTCTCTGGGCGGTGACAAAGCGCCATTGCACCAGTTGATCGATCACTGCTTGCCCTTGGGAAAATTCCGGGAATTCGGCTAAAGCTTTGCCAACAAAACAGGTGGCGCGTACTTCGTAGAAACCACCACAATGGTCTTGCCAGTGTAAAAGCGCTTGCAGAAAATTTTCTTTTTCGCCTGCGGCAATTTCTTCGCGTCCCAGCCATAGCAAAATCGTTTCCTGCCAACCCAACGAAAATATCGGATATTCGCCGCCTTCGTCGATAAAAATCTCCCAGTGGGCGATCGCCGTTGCCGCAAAGTATTCTTGAAACGTTAAATGATGGAAAGCGTAGACATTTTCCCCCGTTGTTGCAGAGCGACTGACCCGCTTTAACCATCCCAATTGGAGCGCGAGGGTAAAAAAATCAGGATCAACGGCATCGAAAAACGGTTGAATTTCAGCCTGACGAAACCGGGCTTTTGCGGGATTTTTTTGGAGCACCTTGAGAGCGCACTGCCCCAAAATTTGATTCAGTTGCTGGCGTTGGGTTTGGGTCGTGGGAAAAGTATCTTGTTTCCAGTCATAGAAAGCTTCCACAAACTGGCGATACAAAATGGCTTTTGTCCCCGGTAATTTGCCTTGGGTGAGCTGCCAGGTGCGACACAGTAACGTCAAATACAGCGGCTGGCGCGCAACCCCACGGATGCGACTGTGGATACTGCGGTTTAGTTCACCATAGAGGCGATCGCCGAGTTGAGGTTGTCCTTGAAACCATTTTTGGATAAAGCATTGCACTTGTTTACGCTGGGCATCATCACTAAAGCCTTGGCAACGGTGGATCACAAAATCAGTGAGGGCATTTTTCCCTGTGTCCCACACCGCACTGCGACAACTCAAAACGACGGAAGCATTGCCTAACCAGCCCTGGAGTTCCCGGTCGAGTTTGAATGACGCTTGGCTGAGATTATCTCCCATTTCATCAAGGGCATCTAAAAATAACCAGACCCGTTTGTTTTGAATCAGTTCAGCAAATTCAGTCTGGATTTTTGGCGCGATGGTAAATTGCTTAAAAAGCTGCTTTAGCCAAACTTCAAGCAAATAATTTTCTAGCGATCGCCCCCCCACATCGGCCAGGGGGATCCAAACAGGAAGATCTTCGGTTGCCGACAAAGCCAGGGCCAACTGTTGCAAAAAAGTCGTTTTTCCGGCCCCTGGCTCCCCAATGATCGCCAGTCGATTATGGGAGAGATGGCGATATTGCGCCAAAAAATCCTGGGGATCATCGCTGGGAGAATCTTCCTCTGCATGGGTGGCAGTCACCCCCAAGGGCACGTACAAATCCGCTAATTCAAAGGCCATGCCATCCCCCGCCGTTAGGGGATTACTGGTTAAGTGGGTATCCAGCGCTTGCCGACACAGGCTTTGCCAGTCCGGGTGAGTTGGGTCATGATCCGTTTGAGAATTCTCCTGAAAATTATTTTGCTTCTTCTCGGATATCCCCAAGCGACGCGCGGCCCAAGTGTGATTAAACTGTTGTATATTTTCTGCCCGTGCCCAGCGATCGCCCCAGAAATTTAAGGAAAAATGCCAAGTATCAGACCCCCGGATCGTGGTGCGGTGATCCTCTAAAATCCCCAAAAAACTTTCTAAATCCCTAAGGGCCGTTTTCAGTTGAGGTACGGTTAGGGGAGCATCAATGAGTTCTGTTAAAGCTTGCAAATGGCGTAATTTTGTCTGCACCACCAGTCGCCTGGGGGCCTGCCAATGGACTTTTACCGTTGTCCGTAGTCGGTCTAGTTGGAGTTCATCTGCATCGAGGGCATCATTCGCAAAATCAAGCAAGCCAAACAGTAGCGTTTGCGAT from Picosynechococcus sp. PCC 7002 encodes:
- a CDS encoding TonB-dependent receptor domain-containing protein, giving the protein MKQQARDSFALAVGSMMPVLIATQPAQAQTSAITGIEIIETLTGAEVFLQTTTAQLLEISTTQSDNTLITEVTNAQLRLPEGQPLQSTSFSNTIESVEVLQATENSVQIQITGMDALPEISTDLTIDGLFLRAQGSESNWVTDDGTETLELVVTATRTPEDPEDISRSVTIITRDQIATQAALNQNLGDILGQLVPGFGPTSDRAFTAASLRGRTASILVDGVPLNVNNRDFDRELKTIAPNAIERIEVVRGPSALYGGEATGGIINIITRRAGEERLVTQVELGVDAALGNFEGESFGNFLRYGLSGQENNVDYLVDLSRTSSGAIFDAEGDRIPVIQGNDESETFNILGKVGIALGEQQRLQFSANHYNSKRTTDVISDPIVDAIPGVQKAQALEVGELQFPAGGGPQTDRNTVFNVSYNHADLWGSNVSAQVYYRDNLSRTDPRDRRPRPFGIFQGELNSENWGGRLGVQTPLTPKLSLLWGADYDQETTSNTFNLFDPNAFDASNGQVNVLTEQRALVPPFDLNSLGLFTQVQWEATERLQLVGGIRYEKIDLAVGDYTTFFGDFIEGGRKDFDTVLFNAGLVYDASDHINLFANFAQGFSVPDFGLVLGFPDPGFSVASDVTVNQPQKVDEFELGIRGNWRNIQASIAGFYNQSDLGSTFEFNPSTGFFDILRAPERVYGIEATVDAQLNDTWNLGGTISWSEGEADLEDNGTYLPLSSARIQPLKLTAYVENETLPGWTNRLQALYVGSRDRAFQEDIDPREIDSYFLVDWLSSVKLGQGTLQIGVKNLFDTLYFPAYAQRSAGFSDTFNSAGSGRTLSLRYSLTF
- a CDS encoding helix-turn-helix transcriptional regulator, whose protein sequence is MTITLSTNDLYQIWNDSLETGTIVQYSDALATFTEFPKQLGKGYWRDIQLRSGINLLIQDYTCHDSIIEYGQTEASPHFVSSFYLAGNYQSIVPGMSNHRHLNIKSNQMFLMADTKEIDEIPGQEQIISIKLQIEPCFLQSFSNQPTYQLPSPLQRWIDQKTVAPFLTTGITTSNMQVILKQILSCPYQGLMAQMYLESKVLELFVLQLEQFTTKSTANCPPLPRADIDRIHHAKEILINNFDNPPSLLDLARQVGLNDHKLKRGFRHCFGTTVFGYLRTYRMEQAKQLIAESHLTLAGVAQSIGYNSPSRFCDAFKRQFGMTPRAYQKQLHGYKTDPSGAK
- a CDS encoding NACHT domain-containing protein, which codes for MPKQSYGKIPQGRSQTLLFGLLDFANDALDADELQLDRLRTTVKVHWQAPRRLVVQTKLRHLQALTELIDAPLTVPQLKTALRDLESFLGILEDHRTTIRGSDTWHFSLNFWGDRWARAENIQQFNHTWAARRLGISEKKQNNFQENSQTDHDPTHPDWQSLCRQALDTHLTSNPLTAGDGMAFELADLYVPLGVTATHAEEDSPSDDPQDFLAQYRHLSHNRLAIIGEPGAGKTTFLQQLALALSATEDLPVWIPLADVGGRSLENYLLEVWLKQLFKQFTIAPKIQTEFAELIQNKRVWLFLDALDEMGDNLSQASFKLDRELQGWLGNASVVLSCRSAVWDTGKNALTDFVIHRCQGFSDDAQRKQVQCFIQKWFQGQPQLGDRLYGELNRSIHSRIRGVARQPLYLTLLCRTWQLTQGKLPGTKAILYRQFVEAFYDWKQDTFPTTQTQRQQLNQILGQCALKVLQKNPAKARFRQAEIQPFFDAVDPDFFTLALQLGWLKRVSRSATTGENVYAFHHLTFQEYFAATAIAHWEIFIDEGGEYPIFSLGWQETILLWLGREEIAAGEKENFLQALLHWQDHCGGFYEVRATCFVGKALAEFPEFSQGQAVIDQLVQWRFVTAQRQPKLPSPLVEEAGIALSRSDRQRVVTTLEQFLATHPDAFDRWLAAHSLGKNHDFGNPTAIANLEDLLTETADPNFQLNLCRSLGAIAPDNALVIASLTRLLAADQKATIRRKAALRLGKLQPHHPQAIATLLELAATSPQAIATLQEICPDHPLVQTDTVSQTRPTRRRTAKRISERSPREQALASQSLLKKLSLESNLDQRTRLVARLSSYLPDHPEIIPNLLTALRQARRKSTLKLAVDTLGQLIETKQLPLVLPQVKHIYQTVTPHSPNRRYCYKLLWDWSKTLPYEVFQRAWSSF